In one Herpetosiphon gulosus genomic region, the following are encoded:
- a CDS encoding CPCC family cysteine-rich protein, with translation MEYPYTSRYPCPCCGYHTVEEPGHYDLCAICWWEDDPMQSAHPDYCGGANIESLNEAQHNYRCYGAISRGAHPFVRLPHPDEYPDSGR, from the coding sequence ATGGAGTACCCGTATACGAGTCGCTATCCCTGCCCGTGTTGTGGCTATCACACCGTCGAAGAGCCTGGGCATTACGATCTCTGCGCCATCTGTTGGTGGGAAGATGATCCCATGCAATCAGCGCATCCCGACTACTGCGGTGGGGCAAATATCGAATCATTGAACGAGGCACAGCACAATTACCGCTGCTATGGGGCCATATCGAGGGGTGCGCACCCCTTTGTTCGTCTACCCCATCCCGATGAGTATCCCGATAGCGGTCGTTGA